The genomic stretch agaggagaggaagaggagaggaagaggagagaggagaggagaggagaggagaggagaggagaggagaggagagagagatagagatattaaagtaataaaatgaaaattaaaagtgagAAAAAGGTAATCTCCTTAGCAtcaaatgaacaaatacataaaaagtaaaataaaatctttgcacATTTTGCTATGTCTCTGTATACAGGGGAAGATTATGCAAGAGAACACCAGAATTCTAATCCAATTACTTTTGAAGAATGGTTTTCAGGGGTGTGAGGACATTCCTTTGTatattgtttactttttattttctctgttgtaAAACTGATCATTCTCTGTAATTGGTGaattaaaaagattttaagtaactcttaaaatgaaaaaaaaacaattaaacataAGAGCCCTGAAAGGGGAAAGTTTATCTGTGGGAGAGAGTTAATTATCTTACCCAGAACCTGTTTCTTTGGCATGCAGAGCTGGCTCATATTTCATAGTGAGAGGAAGTGCAGGTTTCTGCAGACACAGGAGAAGCTCTATCAAAAGCTATCCTTTGTAAGAGAGATTTACGACGACGGCCACAGGCCTCATCGTCTCACATAACCTCCCAAAAAAGTAGAGGTCTAACCTCTGGCCAGCAGATGACCACAGAGACCTGTGACCTAGGAGACCTCATCAGCAGAACAAGACAGCATTCAGCCTTGCCCCTTTGTCTAGAAGCCCAAGCCCTGGACCCTTTGGTAAGATAGGCACCCAGTTCATCCATCTTACCCCTCTAGGCTTTGTAAGTGTTTAGTGAACTTTGTGTGTCCTTGGTGACTGTCTGCAAGTTCATCCCATAGACTGAAGTGTTGAAATCTTCAGCGGAaggaatacattttatttctttatttattttaatttcctgatAGAGACTCTatgtaactgaggctggcctagaactcattctagGCTGGTCTCGATCATGCAATTTTCTGGCCTCACTATCTTAAGTCCCGGCAACCCTGGCGAAAGAGTGTATTTAACGTTTTTCTATTTACTAATAGCTCAGAAACTCAAAAGTAAATAGGACACTATTGTGATTAGTTACAGACCAGCAAACTGGATAATCTAGGAGAAATGGACAGCGTTCAAAAACATACAGCCTATTAAAAACGGTGCAATGAAGAAACTGGAAGTCTGAATAGATGATTTGAGTAAagagattgaatcagtcatcaAAAGTCTTGAGGCTCAGTGGACACTggtgcctttattcccagcactcagcaggcagaggcaggtggagctctgagtttgaggccagcctggtctacataatgagttttaaACAGTCAATAGAGACCCGGAGTCAAGAAACgagaacacatatacatacatatatacatacatacatacatacatacatacatacatatatacatacacatatattaatttttattttcattttttaaactagACAGAACTGGGATATAGCTCAGCTTGGTGCTTACCTGGAATGCATAAGGCCCTTGGCTTAAACCCCAGCACTgctttaaaaaaagcaaacaaactacaggaaaaaaaaaaaaaactacagtcCAACACGCCTGACTATTCTtcttctagtttcatttctgttattgTGCTCAAACTCTCTTACAAAGAGCAACAtaaggagatgagggaggaggcTTATGTGGCTTATAGTTCCACAGCCCATGTCATTGTTGCGGAGAAGGGAAGCTGGGAACTCACACTCTCACAGTCAAGAGCGAGGGAGAACCATTCATGCCTCCTTGTCTGCTAGCTTGCTTTTGTTCAGCTCCACTTagcaaacagaagaaataataagAACGGGCAAGCTTGGGCAGACAGACTAATAACCAACGGATACATGAAAGGGTGCTTGGTTTCACAAATTGTCAAGGAAGTACAAGTCACAAGTGACTACCAACACCAGCCAAATGATAACTGTTGGTAACATCCTGGATGAAGGCGAGCGAGCTCTTCTATGTGTTTTGTAAGAGTACAAGTCGACACCCCAATTATATAGAGAGCAGCATTATAGGATTCCCAAAACCTGAAGAATCCCAACTGGTGGGGAGCCATCAAAGAGACTGAAGTCTGTCCTGGTGCAATTCACAGCTGAGATCTGTGAATGAGTGAAGGCCTTTTAAACTGTCCTTTGCTCCCCTTAAAGGAGCACCCAGCCATTCCCTATCCCAGGGTTGTCCTTCTAGTCTGATGTATTATCCCTGAGTCCTTACCAACGAATCCTAAATTCCAGAAGTTGCTACTCTGCAGGTATGTACTTGCTCGCAGAAACACAAGTGTCCCCCGGCCAGAAGCAATCCTCTCAGGATCAGAACTGAATTGCCCTACTCAAGAAAAAGTGACTTATCCAATGCTAGACCAATCTCCAGAATAAGATCTGAAATCATATAACCTACCAGAACACTGTTCAACCAAGATTATTTGGCTGTGCAAATGTCTGTCTCACTGCTCTTTCCTCCCATGTGAAATCCTGAAGCTTCAttcatatatagaagacactgGTCCCTGTTACTGCCCACTCGGGCCAGGCTGAATATATTCTTCCCTTCCTTTATGGTCATTCTTCTCTCTCATTGGACTGTCCAAGTGGCGGTTAGCTATATTTGGTTAGTTAGGGCTCCACGAGTTATAAGTATGGCCAGGTAAATGGATGAGTAAAATGTGGTGAGGGTGACAATATTCATCCCTGAGTGGGGAggatggggggaggagagaaagaaagtgtgcTGTGGCAGCAGTGTGGATAAGCCAGAGGACACTCCGCAaagggaaagaagccagacacaggaCAAACAATTTCCCAGCCTCTTTGCAAGAACAATGTGAAGACAGCCTCATGAAAACAATAGAGAGTTGATTGTAGGAgcaggaaaatgaaacaaaacaaaaaccatacaaacaaaaaccagagggGATTTAGGTCTAAGGTACAAGTCACGATACAGAGTAACTCTGCTTACTACTATACCGTGTGCTTCAAATTTACTAAAAAGtagacttttctctttttacaaactttattgcttgtTGTTTGTATCACTGAGTATtcggaggtcagaggttaacttGGGAAAGTCAATTCTCAGTGGCCCTCAAGAGTAGATCTTCAGTGTTTTCACCATACATACAAAGGCAACTGTGAAGTGTGATGAATACACTCATTAACTTGACTGTGGTAACTACTTAGCAGGGTGAGCATCTATCAAAACATCCTGCTATACGCTTTAATCACATATAATTTTCGTTGGTCAATTATACCTCAACAGCCTGGAGGCAAGGTGCAAATCTCTCTTTTTGAACTTCAAGTTTTTCTGTAGGCCTActcacctcttctggcctccaaccCTGATTGTTGGTCTTTCCAGCAGGTTCCACCACCCCCTCACATTCCTTGGCAAATCCAGCAATTTGCTAAATCACTTAGAAACAGAAAGCCCAGCCCAGAAGGGCTCAGTTTAACACAAACCCCATATTCCCTTGCATTTCCTGGTCCTGCTGCTATTACTAACAAGTAAGGTAAACACAGGTTGTCCTGGATCTGGGTGCTTGAaactttcatgtattttatgtagGGATACCTACTTCTCAGTCTTCCTATGTTTTCatcaagtctttttttaaatatatattttttatttttattttttattaggtattttcctcatttacatttccaatgctatcccaaaagtcccccatactgccccccCNNNNNNNNNNNNNNNNNNNNNNNNNNNNNNNNNNNNNNNNNNNNNNNNNNNNNNNNNNNNNNNNNNNNNNNNNNNNNNNNNNNNNNNNNNNNNNNNNNNNNNNNNNNNNNNNNNNNNNNNNNNNNNNNNNNNNNNNNNNNNNNNNNNNNNNNNNNNNNNNNNNNNNNNNNNNNNNNNNNNNNNNNNNNNNNNNNNNNNNNNNNNNNNNNNNNNNNNNNNNNNNNNNNNNNNNNNNNNNNNNNNNNNNNNNNNNNNNNNNNNNNNNNNNNNNNNNNNNNNNNNNNNNNNNNNNNNNNNNNNNNNNNNNNNNNNNNNNNNNNNNNNNNNNNNNNNNNNNNNNNNNNNNNNNNNNNNNNNNNNNNNNNNNNNNNNNNNNNNNNNNNNNNNNNNNNNNNNNNNNNNNNNNNNNNNNNNNNNNNNNNNNNNNNNNNNNNNNNNNNNNNNNNNNNNNNNNNNNNNNNNNNNNNNNNNNNNNNNNNNNNNNNNNNNNNNNNNNNNNNNNNNNNNNNNNNNNNNNNNNNNNNNNNNNNNNNNNNNNNNNNNNNNNNNNNNNNNNNNNNNNNNNNNNNNNNNNNNNNNNNNNNNNNNNNNNNNNNNNNNNNNNNNNNNNNNNNNNNNNNNNNNNNNNNNNNNNNNNNNNNNNNNNNNNNNNNNNNNNNNNNNNNNNNNNNNNNNNNNNNNNNNNNNNNNNNNNNNNNNNNNNNNNNNNNNNNNNNNNNNNNNNNNNNNNNNNNNNNNNNNNNNNNNNNNNNNNNNNNNNNNNNNNNNNNNNNNNNNNNNNNNNNNNNNNNNNNNNNNNNNNNNNNNNNNNNNNNNNNNNNNNNNNNNNNNNNNNNNNNNNNNNNNNNNNNNNNNNNNNNNNNNNNNNNNNNNNNNNNNNNNNNNNNNNNNNNNNNNNNNNNNNNNNNNNNNNNNNNNNNNNNNNNNNNNNNNNNNNNNNNNNNNNNNNNNNNNNNNNNNNNNNNNNNNNNNNNNNNNNNNNNNNNNNNNNNNNNNNNNNNNNNNgagagagagagagagagagagagagagagagagagagagagagagagagagagagaaaggtggttAGTGCTGTTGCTTTGTGGAAGAACCAAGCACACATGCCTGTCCCCCAAGAAGAGTTATACTCAAAGCAAAGCAGTAGCTTTGGGAGGAGACCTGAAACAATAGAAGATGGTTTTGCTTGAAAACAACAGATGCCCTCTGGGTCATGCCTGTCTAGCCAACAACTTTACAAGTTATACCTAGAATAGTACAGGTGATTATGCTAGGACGTAACCTTACCTGCAAGGTATGTAGAGCATGCAGTAAACTAATGCCCAGTAAACATCAGTTGAATGGGCTTCAAGGAACATATTAAAGTGGGTGTTCTTCTTTGAGTGGAAGGGTAGGGTAAAAAAGTCTCTAatgagaaaacatttcttttaaatcaagTCAAATAAGAGAATTCTATCTAGgctaggacattttcttaatgtgtctaaagacaacaaAAGTAAATTATAAACATCTAGCAATATTTAAACCAGCAGTGTTCAGAATTTCTTCCAATGGTTTCTTGGAACGACATAGATTTCTAATCTCGGCTAATCTTAAATGTGGAAAAATCTTTCACATAGACTGCACAAAACTCTCTAGTTAGACAGAATCTTCTATACCGACACTGCTTATCGAAGTCACGCCCACGGCGGGATGTTCACATAGACACTTTGGAAGACAGTGAATGGCTTCTCGTTCTGCTGAAGACAAGCATCCATTTTTCATTGGTAAGTAGCATGACATCAAAATCTTACctgatacaaaataaataaataaataaataaatccatatatatgtattaaagatgtttttatttttatttatttgtgtttgtatgcataAACACCCTATGTCTGGAGTgtcaaaagaagccagaagagggtgtcagtaccttgctgctggagttacaggaggttgttgTTAGGCTACCCTCAGATGGAGTATTCTAAGATACGGAGACGCAAACTGGGCGGTCTGCATTTCTCCGAAGTTTACTGACCCCTTATCTCACAAGAACAGCATGGCCACAGGCTTCTGCTATCCTATTAGCCAGGGGCCCGCCTCGTAAGTTTGCTTACAGAGGTCCCTTTTGCCTTCTATGGTTCTTTTTCCCTTAACTAAAATCACCCTACCTATAAAACTTCAATAAAAACCTATAAAATTCCCTTTTCATGGGGCTGCTCTCCCTTCTTTTGGAGATAGCCTGGATGTTCATTTTCCCAAAATAAAGCTTTACCTTTCAGCCTCAGTGGGGCTGTGGTGGTCTGGTTCTTTAAGCTTCACAGTTGAGTCACTGGCATTGGTGCTGGTGATCACTTGCATCCTCGGAAAGGTCAGTAacggctcttaacctctgaggcatttctccaacCCCACATATGTATCTTTTAAGGAGCCAAATGCAAAACCTCCACCAACCCAAGCACTCTGGGATCTTGAGGACAGACTGACATATCCTACGTATGCATGGATGGCTCTTTCATAAAATAACACCAGTGCCAGcactaccccaccccacccccctgatAGCATATTCATCGCTCTTCTGGTTACTTCTGGAAATTGCTTTTCTTGACCTATACAACTGAGAAATCTCATAGCTACAAAAGCATAAGGCCTTAAAACAGGCTGCTAAGCTCCACAGCTTAAATCCAAAACATTTCCTGGAGTAACAAGAAGGTGGCAGGGTCCCTCCGCCTTGAGTAAACATGCAAGATATAGAGGGAGTAGGATTCCCTAAGGCAAACCATATGACATACAAGCTCCAAATACAGATTTGACAGCCAGCAATTTTATGGAGCTAGAGGGAATGACTCAAAAAGGTGCAGTCTGGGGAACACCCCAAGCACGGATTTCTGTTCATTATCTTTGTTATTCTAGAAGGTCGGATCATAAGTAGTTTTCCTCAACACAAGCTCTAAAGTATTGAGaatgaatattttgaaaatatccaTTGGCATCAAAACTGCTAATTTGATCCCTAATCTGGTTTGGATTAGCACATTCCTGGTAATGGGAaatgctggggctggagatgtagtttggttggtaaagtacttgtccACCAAGCCCGTgaatctgagtttgagccccataAACTATGTAAAAATGCACAGCAGGACAGAATGGCTTTTGCAGTTCCAGCACTGCGGAGGAGAGACAAGGTGTCTGGGGCCTGTAGGCCATCTCGCCTAAGCTGCTTGTTAAGTTCTAGGTCAGCAAGACCCTTCTCAAAGGAGGGTGCCCAGTGTTctgaagaatgacacctgaggttatCCTGCAGAGAGTTCACATACACATGAAGGCACGCACaccttaaaagaaataaatttgaaaCCAGGAGGAATGGCACTTGTTTGGAATCCCAAGATTTGAGAGTtggggcaggagaatcaggagtttgaggccccTTTGGCTTATATTACAAGACCATACCCAAGTCAACTAATCAATCAGTTTGATTGATCAATCAATCTAGAACTGAGAGTAGCTCTGCCCAGCATTTGAGAGCTTGATAGTCTCCCTagcagggaaaaaaaggaaagaaagaaagaaagaaagaaagaaagaaagaaagaaagaaagaaagaaagaaagaaagaaagaaagccagtcaGCCAGGCAGGCaagtaaacaacaaaaaaggtaagTAGTCTTTTATAAATTTGTGTTTTCAAGTTTTGAGAAAGATTGAAAATCCATCTATTTTGTTACTTTCTAGAATCTGCTTCATCTAAAAATGTCTAGAATCTGTCACTTGCTGAGTTCTGAATGTAGGAGGCACAGCCAAGGGAAAAGGGGACCCTCCTCCCCAATACTGAGAGCTTAGTCCGGATACCAGCATGGTCTGACATGTTGAACAGTCTGGGTGCTCGCAGCAAAATGGATGGATTCCAGAGCTTTCTGAAAACCTGGATATTTTGTAAACTTGTCAatgatattattattttgtgctggaaatcaaatcaaGACTCTCATAAATGCCAGACAGACTAAGGAGCCACAGAACTTTATAGGCATGAAGTTAACCCGTGGGAAACTGCTCTCTCCATCAGTGAAACAAGCTGGTACCTCCAGCATCTGAGAACGTAACTCACAGCCTGCTCCTAACCTCCCTGTCTTCATCTCTTTGTATGGCCTGTTTTGtcttgggtttggggttttgtttttgttttgtatgaccctgtctggcctggaatcAGCTATAGAAACCAGGCTGGTGATAGGTTTatagtgattctcctgcctctggagtTCACCATCACTTCTAGTCTTTCATCTTACTTTGCAATATAATTTTCTCTAtcacattttcctttcatttttacctTGGTAAAAAAGTTTCAAGATGTCTCTGTCTTGCTTTTTTTCATCACTGCTCACAAGTATaaaaaccatatatattttttttccacaaatatAAAAGCCTTTATTGTGATTGGTGGAGCTAAGGAAGGAATAATGTGTGCAGACATAGCATTGGTTTCTCAATGACTGATTTTATTTGTGATATGAATGATTCATTCAAAAACATAAATAGTTTCGCATTTTATACTTAATGACAATGATTTAAACAACTGAAAACATCCAGTCCTATCTACCCTACATAGCCTCTACCAACCAAAACTCATGGGAAGGGGAAATCAAGTCTCTTAAATGAACTCTACTCAATATATGACACAAACACATGTTTAGAAATATTAATGCTCCCAGATTTCAAGGTgaaactgttgttttgttttttaaacctcaGCTTCGGAAAAACCTAGGCCAATTGCCTATAAAATAacctttttaaattaacttatttcTAAGAAATGATACATATAATCTTGATTTACTTAAGAACTAGAATCCCATTTTATTTGTGAATGTGATTACTAAAAATTTTCTATAAAAGACCTCAATGATAGCATTAAAATTAGTGTTTACTAACAAACATGACTTCAACATAAACAAAGCCTGCCTCTCTCCACGTGAACTGGAATTGTACTCTTCGAGAGTGTCTGAAGGTTTCATTTCCAAGttccctttttagttctttgaatTATTTATCCCACTGTGTgaatttcttttgctttattgaaaaactctaaaaataaaatccagtgaGTCATGGTAAACAGACACTGTACAAgccctgtgccaggcactgggttTGTACAGTGTTTGACAGCATCAGACATGGTTCAACAAGTGCAATGGTGCGAAGGTGAGGTAACACAAAGTATGGAGGCTTCACAGCATTGACTCGAGGCTCTGGAATCCTAGAGCCTAGTTTTACTCCTGGAGTggggcaaaaaataaaaataaaaatgaaaatgaaaataaaaataaaaataataaaaataaaaaatcctcaAACTTGCCATTTAACTGAAATTGGAGCCCCACTACAATAAGAGTGTTTAAGATGAATAACATCAAacagttgattaaaaaaaaagtacttgtagctaaaaaaaataatttccagttTTGCAAAGTTCAAGAGTTCATCTAGTATAAAGCAAACTGGGATAGATATGTTGACCACCGGTGACCTCAGGCTGGGGTTCCTGCTTGCTGGATCCCTAGACTACTGCCTTAGCCCTATGTTTtcaagatggaaaaagaaaaagaaaaactgcctAAGTCACAGCGGTTTGCACAAATGATATGTCACCAGGAACCACTGGCTTTAGATTTAAAAGAAGCTCCGTCTTATAAGTAAAAGCCTTTCTACTAAAAGAACCATTGGACAAATTGActggacaaaagaaagaaatcagaagccaGTATAGATGGTATCAGCTGCATCACCATCATTGCTGGTGGTCCATGGCCAACACATTTCTATTGGTCCAAAACAAACCCCAGCTCATCTACTGATTCTCAGCTTTTCTAATAAGACTTGtcattagaaaaaatattttatagcttTGAGACAGAAAACATACTTCCTCCTTTGAATGTCTTAAAACTGTCtgatattatgatttttttgtgGATTATTAAAGTTggctatgttttaaaaataaaggtacaTGGTAACGGttcttatttaaaatcaaatggcAAGTCTTCACATTCACTAGAATTCTGGATGAACAGTTTATATTTAGCTAAATAAtactaagagaaaacaaagaaaccaatctCCTGCattggagaggagagacagaactGAAGAAACCCTATACTGTTTGCCTTTGGGTGAAAATACACTGTAATGCCACAGCTCTTTTCAAACACTTCATGAGGACACATGTGTACTTCTCTACTTCTTTCCCCCTCACCAAGGCCACAAGAGAGGAAGGAACTAGAAGCTAGCAGGTTAAGAGAATTGAGTGGGCAGATAACACGAATACTCAAGGCCAGAATGACACCACCTGAGACACAATTGGATCATTTCTTGGGACCGAGCCAATTACTAGCCTTAAACTTGTGCCAGGGGCTTAGCAATGGCCTTAGTAGATTCCCTTCTTCCCTTGGATGCCTACTTCATCCTCCCTAGTTTTCTGCACTAGTTACAGGTGACTGGGTCACATCAAAGACCTAAAACACAGATAGAGGGTCCTAAAGCAGCAACACGTGTGCTGCGTGATGGTACGAACAGTCTGGGAAGACAAGAACAAATACGTATCTGTAAAATTGAGTTGATTGTCTTCTCGAAGAGTTCTTGTTATCTTGCCCAGCCTGGCCACTATCACTCGAGCTTAAACAATCCCCCCTGCTTCACAGGCAGGGGCCACACACCCAGCTAGCTCCTTTTAAATAACTGAAGAATATTCGTAGATATCGGTGAACTAGAAACtgatatttgcttttaaaaacatgtatgtgtaCTTATAAGCAAAAATGAAGACAGAGCCATTCGTGCTAAACATATTTTAAGCTCCCTGAGATGACGCGTGGAGACTCACTACCCAAAATCACAGCAGGAAGGAAATTATTTACAAGGATAACTTAGAGTAAAACCGGTCTATTCCAAAAAACATACAAGATGAATCATATCTTTGTGATTGGTTGCTGCTACAAATTTGTTCATGTCAAGAAAATTATCGTGTTTAAAATCTTCAAGAGACTTTTGGCATAAATCAAATCTCATTTAGATTAAGTACCTGGGTTCTTGGATTAGTTCTCGAGGCTGACATTTTTTACTGGCCTCTTTCCCAATCACCTGGGTTCCCTCTGTCCGTTAAGTCTTCCCAGCCTCCAGCCATCCTAACTCAGTCCTCACATTTCCTCTAGAACACTTAAGGTATCAGCCTCTCCTGTAACTATATTCTGTAGGATTCATGCAGTTTCCCTGACAGGAAGACTTTAAAGTCATCACCCCAAGAAGGACCCCATAGGAGAGACGGGAAGCAGAGGAGAGTACAGTTTGAGCATCCTTATCTTCCCCAGGGCTGCCAGCAGCGCTTAGTGTTCTAAGTTCTCCAGGGCTTTACGCCTCAGATGCTCATCCAAACACTGGATGGCATAGGGGTCAACATCCATGTCAAACTTATTGGCAAAAAGGTGGTGTTGGCGCAGCATCCAGCTCAAGTCACCAGCTCCGAAGATGCACACAGAGCGCACGTGGACTCCAGCGCACGGTGGATAAGGGGCACCGTTGGAAACATCGCCTTCGAAGTACTGCCACTTGACAAACCTAGCAATGGCATTCATGTCTGACAAGTCATACTTGTGGCTTGAGGGGAACGAACCAGGGACTTCGGGGATCCTTTGGATGGTGGCCCAGAGGAACTCATCTGGGCTGTATGTGTCCTGTGCCCATTCCATcaacttttgaatattttcattttccagcACGTAGCCTACATATTCCCTACTGACCACGAAGTAGGCACTGCCTGAAAAGAGAGGAGTTTTGAGTGGGGGTGGTGCTTTGCCTATTCCAGTGTTGACCAGCTTCCCATCGACAACGGTGTATCtttttttccatctctcttccttgttgggaggcatcttctcagtttCCAGGCTGTTTTCCCCTGTGGAGCACTTGAGCTTCCTGACAATTTCCAGGTTGGTTTTAATGGGGAAATCCATACCACAGAGATTGATCAAGTACTTCCAGTTTGCATTCATTCTGTACAGGTCCTTCATGCAGTTGAGGTCAGCCTTAACCCGACTCCAGGACGCATAAACAACACTCTCCAACTGGCTGGCCACAAAGACATTATCAAAGCAGGATGCGATGCCCTGCACCGCGTCTAAAAAGAATTCCTCTGCTTTTCTGTCCACGTGAATGCAGTAGAAATTCTGAGGCATATAGATGGCCCTCAGGAGCCTGTCAAGCATTTCAATCTTATGATGAACCACGATGGAATATGCAATTGGAAAGCCTACCTCTTCTTTACTAAGAGGCTCCACAATATATTTGCGTGTCCTGATGAAAGAGGCACAATCGCGGGTCATGTTTATATAGTCATGGGGTGTCCACCTCGGGCGCTTCTTGAATTGCACTGTTAGTATCTCAAGCTTCACCTTCTGGATTTCTTCTGGGTCACCCTGTAAAATCCTAGTGCAATTAACATTGCTGTAAGGATCATCTCCAGCCAGCTCCAAGTGTCTGACACTAAAAAATTCAGGCTTCTGATGCATTCTTAAACCAGAGAAGGTAATTAAAGAGAGGACAAGGAGCATAAAGTAGTATTTTGTAGGACAAGAGAAAAGTCTCCTCCGAAACAAGTTTCTCGTCATTTCAAAGAACAGTCAGAGGCTTCGTGGTGTAGTGGGACAATCTTCTAGGCCTTGAACGCCAGTGATGTTTCCTCCAGTGTCCTGATGTGGCCAGATGAGATGCCAGTTTATCAGAGGGACAAGATATCCCTGCACAGGACAGAgcgaacaaaaacaaacaaaaaagaaagaaaagaaaagaaaagNaaaggaaaggaaaggaaaggaaaggaaag from Mus caroli chromosome 19, CAROLI_EIJ_v1.1, whole genome shotgun sequence encodes the following:
- the Gcnt1 gene encoding beta-1,3-galactosyl-O-glycosyl-glycoprotein beta-1,6-N-acetylglucosaminyltransferase, giving the protein MTRNLFRRRLFSCPTKYYFMLLVLSLITFSGLRMHQKPEFFSVRHLELAGDDPYSNVNCTRILQGDPEEIQKVKLEILTVQFKKRPRWTPHDYINMTRDCASFIRTRKYIVEPLSKEEVGFPIAYSIVVHHKIEMLDRLLRAIYMPQNFYCIHVDRKAEEFFLDAVQGIASCFDNVFVASQLESVVYASWSRVKADLNCMKDLYRMNANWKYLINLCGMDFPIKTNLEIVRKLKCSTGENSLETEKMPPNKEERWKKRYTVVDGKLVNTGIGKAPPPLKTPLFSGSAYFVVSREYVGYVLENENIQKLMEWAQDTYSPDEFLWATIQRIPEVPGSFPSSHKYDLSDMNAIARFVKWQYFEGDVSNGAPYPPCAGVHVRSVCIFGAGDLSWMLRQHHLFANKFDMDVDPYAIQCLDEHLRRKALENLEH